A region of the Candidatus Methylomirabilis oxygeniifera genome:
CACCTCCTGAAACCAAAGCCAGTCTGAGTAGAGGGGGACCGTCTGGCTTCCAAGCACAAGGACGACCAGCAGGATCAGGACGTAGGCGATCTGCCTGCCCTTCAGTTCACCAGCGCTTCCATTGTATTGCGCCATCGTTGCTCCCGTATTGCGCTCGGAAAGACATCTAGATGAGTTGGAGTGCCTGTCCCGTCTCGGCCAGAGCTGTCAGTGCGGCATCAAGATCTGCCGTGTCGTGCGAGGCTGTCACAGTGAGACGGATCCGTTCAGTCCCGCGCGGAACGGCAGGGTAGCGGATCCCCTGAGCAAAGACGCCGCGGTTCAGGAGTTCCTGACAGAAGCGCATCGTGCGTTCGGGCTCACCCAGGATCAGAGGGATGATCTGAGTTCCGTTCTCGTTCACCTCAAATCCGATCTCCTGCAGTCCCGCCCTTATATACCGGGTGTTGTCCCACAGCCGTTGTCGCCGCTCAGGCTCTTGCTCTACGATGGTCAGCGCATCGAGTAGGGTTGCCGGCACTGCAGGCGGCAACGCGCAGGTAAAGATAAAGGGCCTTGCCCGATTGATGAGGTGCTCGATGACGGTGCGGCTTCCGACGACGTAGCCGCCGAAGGCGCCCAGCGCTTTGGCGAGGCTTCCGGTTTCGATGTCGATTCGGCCCAGCACGCCCGTTGCCTCGACGGTTCCGCGCCCGGTCTCACCCAGTACGCCGGTGCCGTGGGAGTCGTCCACCATCGTCAGGCAGCCGTAGCGTTCCGCCAGTTCGACGATCTCCCTCAAGGGCGCCACGTCTCCATCCATGCTGTAGAGGCCATCGACCACGATAAGCCGTCGCCCGGTGGAAGTCTCTTTTCTCAAGAGATCCTCCAGAACGGCGACGTCGTTGTGCGGAAAGACCCTGACCTGGGCGCGTGACAGCCGACAGCCGTCGACGATGCTGGCATGGTTCAGCGCATCGCTGAACACCGCATCCTGTGAGTCCATCAGGGCGGAGATCACGCCCAGGTTGGCCTGATACCCGGTGCTGAACAGAAGGGCAGCCTCGACCTGTTTGAAGCGGGCGAGTCGCTCCTCTAATTGAGGATAGAGATCGTAGTTACCCGAGATCAGACGGGCCGAGGCGGCGGCGCAGCCGTACCGCATGGTGGCCTGACAGGCGGCCTCTTTCAGTTGTGGGTGGCAGGCTAGGCCGAGGTAGTCGCTTCCGGCGAGGTGGATCACCTCTCTGCCGTCTACATAAATTCGTGGGCCTTGTGGACCGTCGACCTGTCTGAGCCAGCGGTACTGGCCCTCGATCTTCAGACCGTCCAACTCGCGCTGAAGCGACTGAGCCATATCTTGGCGCAGACGTGGATCATCACAGGTTGGCAGTACCTTTGTGTTCTCGGCGGAGAGCATTGTGTGGGCATTATAGAGGAAGTCATGACTGGTGGGCAACCGGAATCGGACGTCGCCCGATCTCTTCGTGAGGCGCGCGACCGCTGGCCCTCGGACCCATACTCTGCACACAACCAGGAAAGGGGCCCGCGTAGACCAGCGTCATCGCCCGCAGGCTCAGCCGTTGGGAAGTCGCAGCCGAGGTTAACAAGCTGAACGGTCCTGGCGCGCCAAATTGACACACCGTTCGGGTTCGAAGTAGATCAGCTTGGTAGCTAGCCCCAGGAATGCTGGTAACTGAAATCAGCGGCGCGATCATGATGTCGAGTTGTCTGGCTTGAATGCAGCTCGTCGAATCTGGATCAATGCCTCGGCTTTCGCAGCCGAGAGCCCAAAATGTTCCAGTGACCAGCGGAGAAATTCCATGCCAGCTTCGAACTCTGGCATTACGACCTCGGACGCGCCGGCCTTCCGCAGGCGCTCAAGCTCGATGGGGTTGTGCCCCCTTGCGATAATCTCGAGGGAAGGACGAATCTGAAGGGCCTCCCTGATCGTCTGCTCTGCAGCCGCGACATCATAATGGGTGACGACCAGCAACTTCGCTCGCTCCACGCCGGCTGCCTTGAGGATATGGCGATTACTGGCGTCTCCGAAGAGACACGGCTCGCGCTGGCGCCGAAGCTCTTCGACACGAATCGGGTTCAGTTCAATCGCGACATACGGGATTCCGCAAGCGCGGAGTTGTGTTACGATCTCACCTCCAACTCGACCGCAGCCGCAAACTACGAGGTGATTGGCATGCCGCGCGGCCTCCACCTGTGGGCCCTCAGACAGGGCCGGTTCCTCGACGGCACGGCCCATGCGCCGAAGCAACAGGGGGGCGCTATGGCGAAGGAGGGGTGGGTTCATGACGATGGA
Encoded here:
- the kbl gene encoding 2-amino-3-ketobutyrate coenzyme A ligase (AKB ligase) (Glycine C-acetyltransferase), producing MLSAENTKVLPTCDDPRLRQDMAQSLQRELDGLKIEGQYRWLRQVDGPQGPRIYVDGREVIHLAGSDYLGLACHPQLKEAACQATMRYGCAAASARLISGNYDLYPQLEERLARFKQVEAALLFSTGYQANLGVISALMDSQDAVFSDALNHASIVDGCRLSRAQVRVFPHNDVAVLEDLLRKETSTGRRLIVVDGLYSMDGDVAPLREIVELAERYGCLTMVDDSHGTGVLGETGRGTVEATGVLGRIDIETGSLAKALGAFGGYVVGSRTVIEHLINRARPFIFTCALPPAVPATLLDALTIVEQEPERRQRLWDNTRYIRAGLQEIGFEVNENGTQIIPLILGEPERTMRFCQELLNRGVFAQGIRYPAVPRGTERIRLTVTASHDTADLDAALTALAETGQALQLI
- a CDS encoding protein of unknown function (Evidence 5 : No homology to any previously reported sequences), whose amino-acid sequence is MIAPLISVTSIPGASYQADLLRTRTVCQFGAPGPFSLLTSAATSQRLSLRAMTLVYAGPFPGCVQSMGPRASGRAPHEEIGRRPIPVAHQS